One region of Mugil cephalus isolate CIBA_MC_2020 chromosome 17, CIBA_Mcephalus_1.1, whole genome shotgun sequence genomic DNA includes:
- the zgc:193593 gene encoding uncharacterized protein zgc:193593: MFVRLPRLTPGYIRLLQTQAYHNGPVAAPAEKTVPGAAMLLGAVGIGMCGYSSRQLALYHRPSARVLQWVGTHTDASAAAQRTPFMDVSRRAGACQEISPPSFVGQKVPSN, translated from the exons ATGTTTGTCAGACTCCCAAGACTGACTCCTGGGTACATCAGGCTGCTGCAG ACCCAGGCCTACCATAACGGGCCCGTGGCGGCTCCCGCCGAGAAGACCGTCCCTGGGGCGGCCATGCTCCTGGGGGCCGTGGGGATCGGGATGTGCGGCTACAGCTCCAGGCAGCTGGCCCTCTACCACCGTCCCTCCGCCCGCGTGCTCCAGTGGGTCGGCACGCACACCGATGCCAGCGCCGCCGCACAAAGGACCCCCTTCATGGATGTATCTCGCCGGGCCGGCGCCTGCCAGGAGATCTCACCTCCCTCCTTTGTGGGCCAGAAAGTTCCCTCAAACTAA